AAAACCATCAAACAGAGCCAAAAAGACAAGCATGGCAAAGAGCCACATAGATGGAACTCGATCTACACAAGCAACCCCATGTGAAGGGTTAGCAGAGATATAGCATTGTCAAATCTCAAATCTAGCTAGAGGATAAAATAAAACCCACTAAACAAGTATATAGATATAAGTTGTTCCTACATATAGATAGGACAAACAAGGTCCTCATTAAAGTAGCCGCATCAAGTTCTCTTATCCATACTTGCCACATAAAGGAAATgatagaaaaaggaaaacaacagTTAAAAGGATAGTTTGTTAATTATGATCCCTAGCTCATATCCATGCCATCGCCAATTTGACTGCAGATTGGACCAACAGCAGAGAAGGATCTCTCAAAAGGAGAGGGATGGATTTGTGCATTCCTTCTGCGCTTAAAAGCACAGCTATCGGAGGAGGAACTCTCAGCTTCAAGCTTCCTCCTTACACCTCGCACTGCCAGTTCCTCAGTTGGTGTTAGAGGGAAAACCTGCCTGCTCACTCTGCAGAGGGAGCTATGGTTATCATAGAGAATTCTCTGGTTACAGTTTTTGTCACAGATGTGTGTGAGCCCTGTTAGCCTGCAGCGGTACATGTTTCCACAAACATGTTCATTTTCACACTTCCAATCGCACTTGTGAACAGGGTTTGGCTCATCTTGGC
This genomic stretch from Diospyros lotus cultivar Yz01 chromosome 1, ASM1463336v1, whole genome shotgun sequence harbors:
- the LOC127801415 gene encoding uncharacterized protein LOC127801415 — its product is MEVFGKSMVAVPGNVIYLSAILGQDEPNPVHKCDWKCENEHVCGNMYRCRLTGLTHICDKNCNQRILYDNHSSLCRVSRQVFPLTPTEELAVRGVRRKLEAESSSSDSCAFKRRRNAQIHPSPFERSFSAVGPICSQIGDGMDMS